A genome region from Panthera uncia isolate 11264 chromosome A3 unlocalized genomic scaffold, Puncia_PCG_1.0 HiC_scaffold_11, whole genome shotgun sequence includes the following:
- the LOC125936009 gene encoding neurexin-1-like, with protein MRRYGESTISVNTLRTPYTAPGESEILDLDDELYLGGLPENKAGLVFPTEVWTALLNYGYVGCIRDLFIDGQSKDIRQMAEIQSTAGVKPSCSRETAKPCLSNPCKNNGMCRDGWNRYVCDCSGTGYLGRSCERGRILKTKKLTPLRRKVY; from the coding sequence GTACCATTTCTGTCAACACGCTGCGCACGCCCTATACTGCTCCTGGCGAGAGTGAGATTCTGGACCTGGATGATGAGTTGTACCTGGGGGGCTTGCCAGAAAATAAGGCTGGCCTCGTCTTCCCCACCGAGGTGTGGACTGCTCTGCTCAATTATGGCTACGTGGGCTGCATTAGAGATTTGTTCATTGATGGCCAGAGCAAAGATATCCGGCAAATGGCTGAAATTCAAAGTACTGCTGGAGTGAAGCCCTCCTGCTCAAGGGAAACAGCAAAACCGTGCCTTAGCAACCCCTGCAAAAACAATGGCATGTGCAGGGATGGGTGGAACAGATATGTCTGTGATTGTTCCGGAACAGGCTATCTTGGCAGGTCCTGCGAGAGAGGTAGGATTCTAAAAACCAAGAAGCTGACTCCCCTGAGACGAAAAGTGTATTAA